One Archocentrus centrarchus isolate MPI-CPG fArcCen1 unplaced genomic scaffold, fArcCen1 scaffold_55_ctg1, whole genome shotgun sequence genomic region harbors:
- the chchd1 gene encoding small ribosomal subunit protein mS37, whose product MAAQGGVVFQEKVSRLLSGHNGKPVLKPNRTLALKDAVANRKPKKGEATCITEMSVLMACWKQNNFVDSLCSNEITNFYTCVEKAQAAMKNKSVQGNIQEGRLPPKQATALLKRYPSLRTEI is encoded by the exons ATGGCCGCGCAGGGAGGCGTCGTGTTCCAGGAGAAGGTCAGCAGGCTCCTCAGCGGGCACAACGGGAAACCAGTGCTCAAACCCAACAGGACTCTGGCTCTGAAAGACGCTGTAGCCAACCGAAAACCCAAGAAAGGAG AGGCCACGTGTATAACTGAGATGTCAGTCCTGATGGCCTGTTGGAAGCAGAACAACTTCGTGGACAGTCTGTGCTCTAATGAGATTACCAACTTCTATACATGTGTAGAAAAGGCTCAG GCTGCCATGAAGAATAAATCTGTACAGGGCAACATCCAGGAAGGACGTCTGCCTCCAAAACAAGCCACAGCCCTGCTGAAGAGGTATCCCAGCCTGCGGACAGAGATCTAG